Proteins co-encoded in one Cyprinus carpio isolate SPL01 chromosome B5, ASM1834038v1, whole genome shotgun sequence genomic window:
- the LOC109085737 gene encoding SWI/SNF-related matrix-associated actin-dependent regulator of chromatin subfamily A member 5-like: MSDEELPSTSREAHAETEEEDPPFLLDPPPKAVVKESLADPEYEEKRKTDRANRFEFLLKQTELFAHFIQPASQKSPTSPLKVKVGRPRIKLDEKQNLLSVGDNRHRRTEQEEDEELLSESRKAANVLVRFEESPSYVKNGALRDYQIRGLNWMISLYENGINGILADEMGLGKTLQTIALLGYLKHYRNIPGPHMVLVPKSTLHNWMNEFKRWVPTLKAVCLIGDKDERAAFIRDVMMPGEWDVCVTSYEMVIREKSVFKKFNWRYLVIDEAHRIKNEKSKLSEIVREFKTTNRLLLTGTPLQNNLHELWSLLNFLLPDVFNSASDFDSWFDTNNCLGDQKLVERLHAVLRPFLLRRIKAEVEKSLPPKKEVKIYLGLSKMQREWYTRILMKDIDILNSAGKMDKMRLLNILMQLRKCCNHPYLFDGAEPGPPYTTDTHLATNSGKMIVLDKLLPKVQEQGSRVLIFSQMTRMLDILEDYCMWRGFEYCRLDGNTPHEAREQAIDAFNAPNSSKFIFMLSTRAGGLGINLATADVVILYDSDWNPQVDLQAMDRAHRIGQRKPVKVFRLITDNTVEERIVERAEMKLRLDSIVIQQGRLIDQQNKLGKDEMLQMIRHGATHVFASKDSELTDEDIDTILERGAKKTAEMNERLKKLGESSLRNFTMDTGSTETSLYKFEGEDYREKQKLSLIEWIEPPKRERKANYAVDAYFREALRVSEPRAPKAPRPPKQPNIQDFQFFPPRLFELLEMEILYYRKTIGYKVPRNPEIPNSAQVQKEEQAKIDEAEPLTPEETEEKEKLLTQGFTNWNKRDFNQFIKANEKYGRDDIDNIAREVEGKTPEEVMEYSAVFWERCNELQDIEKIMAQIERGEARIQRRISIKKALDAKIARYKAPFYQLRIQYGTNKGKNYTEEEDRFLICMLHKMGFDKEYVYEELRQCVRNAPQFRFDWFIKSRTAMELQRRCNTLISLIEKENMEIEEKERAEKKRRTPKGQSAHKRKAEVSSDRKEKKSRT, encoded by the exons AAAACAGACCGTGCCAACAGGTTTGAGTTCCTGCTGAAGCAGACAGAGCTGTTCGCCCATTTCATTCAGCCTGCCAGTCAGAAATCCCCCACCTCACCTCTGAAGGTCAAGGTGGGGAGACCCCGAATCAAACTGGATGAGAAACAGAACCTGCTGTCTGTCGGAGA TAACCGCCATCGTCGAACAGagcaggaggaggatgaggaactCTTATCTGAGAGCAGGAAGGCAGCTAATGTTCTTGTTCGTTTTGAGGAGTCACCATCAT ATGTTAAGAATGGAGCTCTGAGAGATTATCAAATCCGAGGCCTGAACTGGATGATTTCTCTGTATGAAAACGGCATCAATGGCATCCTGGCTGATGAGATG GGTCTGGGTAAGACCCTGCAGACAATCGCGTTGCTAGGCTACCTGAAGCACTACAGGAACATTCCCGGCCCCCACATGGTCCTAGTGCCCAAATCTACCCTGCATAACTGGATGAATGAATTCAAGCGCTGGGTGCCCACCCTGAAGGCCGTCTGTCTCATTGGGGATAAAGATGAAAGA GCAGCGTTCATACGTGACGTGATGATGCCCGGTGAATGGGATGTGTGCGTGACATCATACGAGATGGTGATTCGGGAGAAATCTGTCTTTAAGAAGTTTAACTGGCGCTATCTGGTTATCGACGAGGCACATCGTATCAAAAACGAGAAATCAAAG TTGTCAGAGATTGTGCGTGAGTTTAAGACGACCAATCGTCTGTTGTTGACTGGTACCCCACTGCAGAATAATCTACATGAGCTCTGGTcgcttttgaactttctgctgCCTGATGTGTTCAACTCTGCCAGT GATTTTGATTCCTGGTTTGACACAAATAATTGTCTTGGTGACCAGAAGCTGGTTGAAAGACTTCATGCA GTTCTGCGTCCATTCCTGCTGCGTCGTATCAAAGCAGAGGTGGAGAAAAGTCTTCCTCCTAAGAAAGAGGTGAAGATTTACCTGGGGCTCAGTAAAATGCAGAGAGAATG GTACACACGTATCCTAATGAAGGATATTGACATCCTGAACTCTGCCGGTAAGATGGATAAGATGCGGCTTTTGAATATTCTGATGCAGCTGCGGAAATGCTGCAACCATCCGTACCTGTTTGACGGGGCAGAGCCTGGTCCCCCATACACCACGGACACACACTTAGCCACCAACAGTGGCAAGATGATTGTGCTGGATAAACTTCTGCCGAAGGTGCAAGAGCAAG GATCCAGAGTGTTAATATTCAGCCAGATGACACGGATGTTGGATATTCTGGAAGATTATTGCATGTGGAGAGGGTTCGAGTACTGCAGATTGGATGGCAATACACCTCACGAGGCCAGAGAG CAAGCCATAGATGCTTTTAATGCCCCGAACAGCAGTAAATTTATCTTCATGCTGAGCACACGGGCAGGTGGGCTGGGAATTAATTTGGCTACAGCTGATGTGGTGATTCTCTACGATTCAGACTGGAACCCACAGGTGGACCTGCAGGCCATG GACCGTGCTCACCGTATCGGACAGAGGAAACCAGTAAAAGTGTTCAGGTTGATCACAGACAACACAGTGGAGGAGAGGATTGTGGAGAGAGCGGAGATGAAGCTACGCCTGGACTCTATAGTGATTCAGCAGG GACGGCTGATTGATCAGCAGAATAAACTAGGGAAGGATGAAATGCTACAAATGATTCGCCATGGAGCAACGCACGTGTTTGCCTCTAAAGACAGCGAATTAACAGATGAAGACATCGACACCATTCTGGAAAGAGGCGCCAAGAAG ACGGCAGAGATGAATGAACGCTTGAAGAAACTCGGCGAGAGCTCGCTGAGGAACTTCACCATGGACACAGGCAGTACCGAGACCAGCCTTTACAAATTTGAGGGAGAGGATTATAGAGAGAAACAAaaa CTAAGTTTGATCGAATGGATCGAGCCTCCTAAGAGAGAAAGGAAGGCCAATTACGCTGTAGATGCTTACTTCAGGGAAGCACTGCGAGTCAGCGAACCAAGAGCCCCGAAG GCTCCTCGGCCTCCAAAGCAGCCCAACATCCAGGACTTTCAGTTCTTTCCACCACGGCTCTTTGAGCTGCTGGAGATGGAGATACTTTACTACAGGAAAACCATCGGATACAAG GTTCCACGTAATCCAGAAATCCCGAATTCAGCACAGGTTCAAAAAGAGGAACAAGCTAAGATAGACGAGGCCGAACCCCTCACACCTGAAGAGacagaggaaaaagagaaacTACTCACACAG gGTTTCACAAACTGGAACAAGCGTGATTTCAATCAGTTTATTAAAGCTAATGAGAAGTATGGTCGTGATGACATTGACAACATTGCCAGAGAGGTGGAAGGCAAGACGCCTGAGGAAGTCATGGAATACTCCG CGGTGTTTTGGGAACGCTGTAATGAGCTGCAGGATATTGAGAAGATCATGGCTCAGATAGAGCGAGGAGAAGCTCGCATCCAAAGACGCATCAGCATCAAAAAAGCCTTGGATGCCAAG ATAGCACGGTACAAGGCTCCGTTCTACCAGCTCCGCATACAATATGGCACAAACAAAGGAAAGAACTACACAGAG GAGGAAGACAGGTTTCTGATTTGCATGTTGCATAAGATGGGCTTTGATAAAGAATATGTCTATGAAGAACTTCGACAGTGTGTACGGAACGCTCCACAATTCAGATTTGACTGGTTCATCAAATCCAGGACTGCCATG GAGCTGCAGCGCCGCTGTAACACGCTCATTTCTCTCATTGAGAAAGAGAACATGGAGATAGAGGAGAAAGAGCGCGCTGAGAAAAAGAGAAGAACACCCAAAGGACAATCA GCTCACAAGCGTAAAGCCGAAGTGTCGTCTGACAGGAAAGAGAAGAAATCTCGTACCTGA